A DNA window from Coffea arabica cultivar ET-39 chromosome 6c, Coffea Arabica ET-39 HiFi, whole genome shotgun sequence contains the following coding sequences:
- the LOC113694024 gene encoding protein NDL1 isoform X3, with amino-acid sequence MAESSSSDSVSVDVETIYLGGKEHIVRTGRGSVSVIVYGDKEKPALVTYPDLALNHVSCFQGLFFCPEAATLLLHNFCIYHISPPGHELGAAAICPDDPVLSVDDLTDQIIEVLNYFRLGAVMCMGVTAGAYILSMFAMKYRERVLGLILVSPLCRTPSWTEWFCNKVMSNLLYYYGMCSLLKECLLYRYFSKVSLYSDQSEVRGSAEVPESDIVQACRRLLDERQSLNVFRFLQAINRRPDITEGLKTLKCRTLIFVGENSPFYDEALHMTARLDRRYCALVEESFLTMFHCSY; translated from the exons ATGGCGGAGTCAAGCTCAAGCGACTCCGTTTCTGTCGATGTCGAGACCATTTATCTTGGCGGAAAG GAACATATTGTAAGGACTGGCCGTGGTTCTGTGTCTGTTATAGTATACGGAGACAAAGAAAAGCCTGCACTAGTCACTTATCCTGATTTAGCTCTAAATC ACGTGTCTTGTTTTCAAGGATTGTTCTTTTGTCCGGAAGCAGCTACTTTGCTGCTGCATAATTTCTGCATCTATCACATTAGTCCTCCTGGGCATGAG TTGGGAGCTGCAGCAATTTGTCCTGATGATCCAGTTTTGTCTGTTGACGATTTAACAGATCAAATAATTGAGGTTCTAAATTATTTTCG GCTGGGTGCAGTGATGTGCATGGGGGTGACAGCTGGAGCTTACATCCTCTCCATGTTTGCT ATGAAGTATAGGGAGCGGGTCCTGGGATTGATCCTTGTATCTCCACTATGCAGAACCCCTTCCTGGACGGAGTGGTTTTGTAATAAg GTGATGTCAAATTTGCTATATTACTATGGGATGTGTAGTCTGCTGAAGGAGTGCTTACTTTATCGGTACTTCAGCAAGGTATCCTTGTATTCTGATCAATCA GAAGTTCGTGGTAGTGCAGAAGTTCCAGAATCAGATATAGTCCAAGCTTGCCGAAGA TTGCTAGATGAGAGGCAAAGCTTAAATGTCTTTCGATTTCTTCAAGCTATTAACAG GAGACCTGATATTACTGAAGGCTTAAAGACACTGAAATGTCGAACACTAATATTTGTCGGGGAGAATTCTCCTTTCTATGATGAGGCTCTCCACATGACAGCCAGACTGGACAGAAGATACTGTGCTTTAGTTGAG GAAAGTTTCTTGACCATGTTCCACTGTTCATATTAG
- the LOC113694024 gene encoding protein NDL1 isoform X4 — translation MAESSSSDSVSVDVETIYLGGKEHIVRTGRGSVSVIVYGDKEKPALVTYPDLALNHVSCFQGLFFCPEAATLLLHNFCIYHISPPGHELGAAAICPDDPVLSVDDLTDQIIEVLNYFRLGAVMCMGVTAGAYILSMFAMKYRERVLGLILVSPLCRTPSWTEWFCNKVMSNLLYYYGMCSLLKECLLYRYFSKVSLYSDQSEVRGSAEVPESDIVQACRRLLDERQSLNVFRFLQAINRRPDITEGLKTLKCRTLIFVGENSPFYDEALHMTARLDRRYCALVEGR, via the exons ATGGCGGAGTCAAGCTCAAGCGACTCCGTTTCTGTCGATGTCGAGACCATTTATCTTGGCGGAAAG GAACATATTGTAAGGACTGGCCGTGGTTCTGTGTCTGTTATAGTATACGGAGACAAAGAAAAGCCTGCACTAGTCACTTATCCTGATTTAGCTCTAAATC ACGTGTCTTGTTTTCAAGGATTGTTCTTTTGTCCGGAAGCAGCTACTTTGCTGCTGCATAATTTCTGCATCTATCACATTAGTCCTCCTGGGCATGAG TTGGGAGCTGCAGCAATTTGTCCTGATGATCCAGTTTTGTCTGTTGACGATTTAACAGATCAAATAATTGAGGTTCTAAATTATTTTCG GCTGGGTGCAGTGATGTGCATGGGGGTGACAGCTGGAGCTTACATCCTCTCCATGTTTGCT ATGAAGTATAGGGAGCGGGTCCTGGGATTGATCCTTGTATCTCCACTATGCAGAACCCCTTCCTGGACGGAGTGGTTTTGTAATAAg GTGATGTCAAATTTGCTATATTACTATGGGATGTGTAGTCTGCTGAAGGAGTGCTTACTTTATCGGTACTTCAGCAAGGTATCCTTGTATTCTGATCAATCA GAAGTTCGTGGTAGTGCAGAAGTTCCAGAATCAGATATAGTCCAAGCTTGCCGAAGA TTGCTAGATGAGAGGCAAAGCTTAAATGTCTTTCGATTTCTTCAAGCTATTAACAG GAGACCTGATATTACTGAAGGCTTAAAGACACTGAAATGTCGAACACTAATATTTGTCGGGGAGAATTCTCCTTTCTATGATGAGGCTCTCCACATGACAGCCAGACTGGACAGAAGATACTGTGCTTTAGTTGAG GGGAGATAA
- the LOC113694024 gene encoding protein NDL1 isoform X1, with amino-acid sequence MAESSSSDSVSVDVETIYLGGKEHIVRTGRGSVSVIVYGDKEKPALVTYPDLALNHVSCFQGLFFCPEAATLLLHNFCIYHISPPGHELGAAAICPDDPVLSVDDLTDQIIEVLNYFRLGAVMCMGVTAGAYILSMFAMKYRERVLGLILVSPLCRTPSWTEWFCNKVMSNLLYYYGMCSLLKECLLYRYFSKVSLYSDQSEVRGSAEVPESDIVQACRRLLDERQSLNVFRFLQAINRRPDITEGLKTLKCRTLIFVGENSPFYDEALHMTARLDRRYCALVEVQACGSMVTEEQPHAMLIPLEYFLMGYGMYRPSQFTGSPRSPLSPTCISPELLSPESMGLKLKPIKTRI; translated from the exons ATGGCGGAGTCAAGCTCAAGCGACTCCGTTTCTGTCGATGTCGAGACCATTTATCTTGGCGGAAAG GAACATATTGTAAGGACTGGCCGTGGTTCTGTGTCTGTTATAGTATACGGAGACAAAGAAAAGCCTGCACTAGTCACTTATCCTGATTTAGCTCTAAATC ACGTGTCTTGTTTTCAAGGATTGTTCTTTTGTCCGGAAGCAGCTACTTTGCTGCTGCATAATTTCTGCATCTATCACATTAGTCCTCCTGGGCATGAG TTGGGAGCTGCAGCAATTTGTCCTGATGATCCAGTTTTGTCTGTTGACGATTTAACAGATCAAATAATTGAGGTTCTAAATTATTTTCG GCTGGGTGCAGTGATGTGCATGGGGGTGACAGCTGGAGCTTACATCCTCTCCATGTTTGCT ATGAAGTATAGGGAGCGGGTCCTGGGATTGATCCTTGTATCTCCACTATGCAGAACCCCTTCCTGGACGGAGTGGTTTTGTAATAAg GTGATGTCAAATTTGCTATATTACTATGGGATGTGTAGTCTGCTGAAGGAGTGCTTACTTTATCGGTACTTCAGCAAGGTATCCTTGTATTCTGATCAATCA GAAGTTCGTGGTAGTGCAGAAGTTCCAGAATCAGATATAGTCCAAGCTTGCCGAAGA TTGCTAGATGAGAGGCAAAGCTTAAATGTCTTTCGATTTCTTCAAGCTATTAACAG GAGACCTGATATTACTGAAGGCTTAAAGACACTGAAATGTCGAACACTAATATTTGTCGGGGAGAATTCTCCTTTCTATGATGAGGCTCTCCACATGACAGCCAGACTGGACAGAAGATACTGTGCTTTAGTTGAG GTCCAGGCCTGTGGATCAATGGTGACAGAAGAGCAGCCTCATGCGATGTTGATACCCTTGGAGTACTTCTTAATGGGGTATGGAATGTACCGACCAAGCCAGTTTACTGGTAGCCCTCGGAGTCCTCTGAGCCCAACTTGCATATCACCGGAGCTTCTCTCTCCAGAAAGCATGGGATTGAAACTAAAACCAATCAAAACTCGGATTTGA
- the LOC113694024 gene encoding protein NDL1 isoform X2 — MAESSSSDSVSVDVETIYLGGKEHIVRTGRGSVSVIVYGDKEKPALVTYPDLALNHVSCFQGLFFCPEAATLLLHNFCIYHISPPGHELGAAAICPDDPVLSVDDLTDQIIEVLNYFRLGAVMCMGVTAGAYILSMFAMKYRERVLGLILVSPLCRTPSWTEWFCNKVMSNLLYYYGMCSLLKECLLYRYFSKEVRGSAEVPESDIVQACRRLLDERQSLNVFRFLQAINRRPDITEGLKTLKCRTLIFVGENSPFYDEALHMTARLDRRYCALVEVQACGSMVTEEQPHAMLIPLEYFLMGYGMYRPSQFTGSPRSPLSPTCISPELLSPESMGLKLKPIKTRI, encoded by the exons ATGGCGGAGTCAAGCTCAAGCGACTCCGTTTCTGTCGATGTCGAGACCATTTATCTTGGCGGAAAG GAACATATTGTAAGGACTGGCCGTGGTTCTGTGTCTGTTATAGTATACGGAGACAAAGAAAAGCCTGCACTAGTCACTTATCCTGATTTAGCTCTAAATC ACGTGTCTTGTTTTCAAGGATTGTTCTTTTGTCCGGAAGCAGCTACTTTGCTGCTGCATAATTTCTGCATCTATCACATTAGTCCTCCTGGGCATGAG TTGGGAGCTGCAGCAATTTGTCCTGATGATCCAGTTTTGTCTGTTGACGATTTAACAGATCAAATAATTGAGGTTCTAAATTATTTTCG GCTGGGTGCAGTGATGTGCATGGGGGTGACAGCTGGAGCTTACATCCTCTCCATGTTTGCT ATGAAGTATAGGGAGCGGGTCCTGGGATTGATCCTTGTATCTCCACTATGCAGAACCCCTTCCTGGACGGAGTGGTTTTGTAATAAg GTGATGTCAAATTTGCTATATTACTATGGGATGTGTAGTCTGCTGAAGGAGTGCTTACTTTATCGGTACTTCAGCAAG GAAGTTCGTGGTAGTGCAGAAGTTCCAGAATCAGATATAGTCCAAGCTTGCCGAAGA TTGCTAGATGAGAGGCAAAGCTTAAATGTCTTTCGATTTCTTCAAGCTATTAACAG GAGACCTGATATTACTGAAGGCTTAAAGACACTGAAATGTCGAACACTAATATTTGTCGGGGAGAATTCTCCTTTCTATGATGAGGCTCTCCACATGACAGCCAGACTGGACAGAAGATACTGTGCTTTAGTTGAG GTCCAGGCCTGTGGATCAATGGTGACAGAAGAGCAGCCTCATGCGATGTTGATACCCTTGGAGTACTTCTTAATGGGGTATGGAATGTACCGACCAAGCCAGTTTACTGGTAGCCCTCGGAGTCCTCTGAGCCCAACTTGCATATCACCGGAGCTTCTCTCTCCAGAAAGCATGGGATTGAAACTAAAACCAATCAAAACTCGGATTTGA
- the LOC113694027 gene encoding thiamine phosphate phosphatase-like protein isoform X1, whose product MASEIVIIFDFDRTLIDDDSDRWVIKGMGLTHLFNQLRPILSWTSLMDRMVKELHSQGRTVKDIAECLKGVPLHQRTAAAIKSAHALGCDLKVVSDANKFYIETILKHHGLYDCFSEIITNPTLVDEHGRLQIFPYNDLASPHGCHLCPSNMCKGIVIKRIQTSIGPRREAKFIYLGDGNGDFCPILKLGKGDHALPRKDYPLWELIRSNQEFVEAEVHEWCNGEELEQILLALIDRISGEDIKKAPVDEIR is encoded by the exons ATGGCCAGCGAGATCGTGATAATATTCGACTTTGACCGGACGCTGATAGACGACGATTCTGACAGATGGGTTATTAAAGGAATGGGTCTGACCCACTTGTTCAATCAGCTCCGACCCATTCTATCTTGGACATCTCTCATG GATAGGATGGTTAAGGAACTACACTCACAGGGAAGAACAGTAAAAGACATTGCTGAGTGTTTAAAAGGGGTTCCATTGCATCAACGTACTGCTGCAGCCATTAAATCTGCACATGCTTTGGG ATGTGATCTAAAGGTGGTTAGTGATGCTAATAAGTTCTACATTGAGACTATATTGAAGCATCATGGACTGTATGACTGTTTCTCAGAGATCATCACAAACCCAACTCTGGTGGATGAACATGGAAGGCTTCAGATCTTCCCTTACAATGACTTGGCGTCACCTCATGGTTGCCATCTCTGCCCTTCCAACATGTGCAAG GGTATTGTTATTAAGCGGATCCAAACTTCAATTGGTCCACGTAGGGAGGCCAAATTCATATATCTTGGGGATGGAAACGGTGATTTCTGCCCAATTCTGAAGCTTGGTAAAGGAGACCACGCGTTGCCTCGAAAGGATTATCCTTTATGGGAACTTATCAGGAGCAATCAAGAGTTTGTTGAAGCAGAAGTTCATGAATGGTGCAATGGTGAAGAACTTGAGCAAATCCTTCTTGCACTGATTGACAGAATCTCTGGTGAAGATATCAAAAAGGCACCGGTGGATGAAATTCGTTAG
- the LOC113694027 gene encoding thiamine phosphate phosphatase-like protein isoform X2, whose product MVKELHSQGRTVKDIAECLKGVPLHQRTAAAIKSAHALGCDLKVVSDANKFYIETILKHHGLYDCFSEIITNPTLVDEHGRLQIFPYNDLASPHGCHLCPSNMCKGIVIKRIQTSIGPRREAKFIYLGDGNGDFCPILKLGKGDHALPRKDYPLWELIRSNQEFVEAEVHEWCNGEELEQILLALIDRISGEDIKKAPVDEIR is encoded by the exons ATGGTTAAGGAACTACACTCACAGGGAAGAACAGTAAAAGACATTGCTGAGTGTTTAAAAGGGGTTCCATTGCATCAACGTACTGCTGCAGCCATTAAATCTGCACATGCTTTGGG ATGTGATCTAAAGGTGGTTAGTGATGCTAATAAGTTCTACATTGAGACTATATTGAAGCATCATGGACTGTATGACTGTTTCTCAGAGATCATCACAAACCCAACTCTGGTGGATGAACATGGAAGGCTTCAGATCTTCCCTTACAATGACTTGGCGTCACCTCATGGTTGCCATCTCTGCCCTTCCAACATGTGCAAG GGTATTGTTATTAAGCGGATCCAAACTTCAATTGGTCCACGTAGGGAGGCCAAATTCATATATCTTGGGGATGGAAACGGTGATTTCTGCCCAATTCTGAAGCTTGGTAAAGGAGACCACGCGTTGCCTCGAAAGGATTATCCTTTATGGGAACTTATCAGGAGCAATCAAGAGTTTGTTGAAGCAGAAGTTCATGAATGGTGCAATGGTGAAGAACTTGAGCAAATCCTTCTTGCACTGATTGACAGAATCTCTGGTGAAGATATCAAAAAGGCACCGGTGGATGAAATTCGTTAG
- the LOC113694025 gene encoding mitochondrial carrier protein CoAc2 — translation MEKKREERDGAMTMNWDGVIEGMPLFAKELIAGGVAGGIAKTAVAPLERIKILFQTRRAEFQSIGLLGSFSKIAKTEGLLGFYRGNGASVARIVPYAALHYMTYEEYRRWIILGIPGITRGPVLDLIAGSFAGATAVLCTYPLDLVRTKLAYQVVGSPKLNVKGLLPNEQVYKGILDCFSKTYKEAGVRGLYRGVAPSLYGIFPYAGLKFYFYEEMKSHVREDHKKDIMVKLACGSVAGLLGQTFTYPLDVVRRQMQVQRLSASNRTDMKSTIDTLVMIVQRHGWKQLFSGLSLNYLKVVPSVAIGFTVYDVMKSFLRVPSRDEAVVEVTTNRRKSQPSSLSS, via the exons atggaaaagaagagagaggaaagagaCGGGGCTATGACTATGAATTGGGATGGGGTTATCGAGGGCATGCCTTTGTTTGCAAAAGAGTTGATTGCTGGGGGTGTGGCTGGCGGCATTGCCAAGACTGCTGTTGCCCCTCTTGAACGTATAAAGATCTTGTTTCAG ACCAGACGAGCTGAATTTCAGAGCATAGGGCTCCTCGGATCATTCTCAAAAATAGCAAAAACAGAAGGATTGCTGGGCTTTTACAG GGGTAATGGAGCTAGTGTTGCTCGCATTGTGCCCTATGCAGCACTGCACTACATGACCTATGAGGAATACAGGCGGTGGATCATTCTTGGTATACCTGGCATCACTAGAGGTCCTGTTCTGGATCTCATTGCGGGATCCTTTGCTGGGGCAACTGCTGTGCTTTGCACTTACCCGCTTGATTTAGTCAGGACAAAATTAGCTTATCAG GTTGTTGGATCACCAAAGTTGAATGTAAAAGGGCTTCTTCCCAATGAACAAGTTTATAAAGGGATTCTGGATTGCTTCTCCAAGACTTACAAGGAAGCTGGAGTTAGAGGCCTTTATCGAGGTGTTG CTCCATCCCTTTATGGGATTTTCCCTTATGCTGGTCTGAAATTCTATTTCTATGAGGAAATGAAAAGTCATGTCCGTGAAGACCACAAAAAAGATATTATGGTAAAACTTGCTTGCGGATCTGTAGCAGGTTTACTGGGTCAGACTTTTACTTATCCGCTTGACGTTGTTAGGAGGCAGATGCAG GTCCAGCGACTTTCAGCATCTAACAGAACTGATATGAAAAGTACCATAGACACACTTGTTATGATAGTTCAAAGGCATGGTTGGAAACAACTATTTTCGGGGCTTAGCCTAAACTACCTAAAG GTTGTACCATCTGTTGCAATTGGATTTACTGTATATGATGTCATGAAATCATTTCTGCGGGTACCATCACGAGATGAAGCTGTTGTAGAAGTCACAACCAACCGAAGAAAGAGCCAGCCGTCGTCTCTGTCCTCTTAA
- the LOC113694026 gene encoding pentatricopeptide repeat-containing protein At2g15690, mitochondrial-like: protein MASLSSIHTSSNSFSSPSRLNLSLPPPPSHLPLKDSTYRTPPLKTLCTSTAPKRPTKPRHRPHHSPHPQSSQLLKNNYQRTTTNENETSPSTQNCQTPPPSDADLMSLCNEGNIEEAIDCIKQGAEANYFVFEALISSCGSSESLELGKNVHELMMKSPFSRNVELNIKLVQMYVKCGNMNGARKVFDRLRDRSLELWHLMINGYAKTGEGNNGLLLFERMRKIGALEPNAETFVAVLSACACEGAVREGFFYFEMMQNEYRILPGFEHYLGVIDVLGQAGHLVEALEFIEDMPFEPTVEVWEAVLSFARVHGDIDLEDRAEELLVELDSSKATPDKVPTPLAKRNCDFNKLEGKIKVSELRSTSLYGEGANEKFKGLNGQMRDAGYVPDTRYVLHDIDEEAKEQALMYHSERLAIAYGLISTPARTTLRIIKNLRICGDCHNAIKIMSKIVGRELIVRDNKRFHHFRDGKCSCGDYW from the coding sequence ATGGCTTCGCTCTCTTCCATCCACACATCAAGCAACTCTTTTTCTTCTCCTAGCCGCTTGAACCTTTCCCTTCCGCCACCCCCGTCTCATCTCCCTCTCAAAGACTCCACTTACAGAACCCCCCCGCTAAAAACTCTCTGCACTTCTACCGCCCCAAAGCGCCCCACTAAACCCAGACACAGACCTCATCACAGCCCACATCCCCAATCATCCCAACTCCTCAAAAACAACTACCAGAGGACCACTACCAATGAAAATGAAACCAGCCCATCAACTCAAAACTGTCAGACCCCTCCACCATCAGATGCTGATTTAATGTCATTATGTAATGAAGGCAACATTGAAGAAGCTATTGACTGCATTAAGCAAGGTGCCGAGGcgaattattttgttttcgagGCTTTGATCAGTTCTTGCGGTAGTTCTGAGTCACTTGAGCTTGGTAAAAATGTACATGAGCTTATGATGAAGTCACCGTTTAGTAGAAACGTTGAGTTGAATATTAAGCTGGTGCAGATGTACGTGAAATGTGGGAACATGAACGGCGCCCGCAAAGTGTTTGATAGATTGCGCGATAGAAGTTTGGAATTATGGCATCTGATGATCAATGGCTATGCCAAAACTGGGGAGGGGAATAATGGGTTGCTTTTGTTTGAAAGAATGAGGAAAATTGGAGCATTGGAACCTAATGCGGAGACGTTTGTAGCTGTTTTATCAGCTTGTGCTTGTGAAGGAGCAGTGAGAGAAGGcttcttttattttgagatgATGCAAAATGAATATAGAATTCTGCCAGGATTTGAGCATTACTTGGGTGTTATTGATGTTCTGGGTCAAGCTGGACACTTGGTTGAAGCTTTGGAGTTCATTGAGGATATGCCTTTTGAGCCGACCGTTGAAGTTTGGGAAGCTGTTTTGAGTTTCGCCAGAGTACATGGAGATATTGACCTTGAGGATCGAGCTGAGGAGCTATTGGTCGAGCTTGATTCCTCCAAAGCTACACCTGATAAAGTGCCTACTCCATTGGCAAAGAGAAATTGCGACTTCAATAAGCTTGAGGGCAAGATCAAAGTTAGTGAGTTAAGGAGCACCAGTCTATACGGGGAAGGTGCAAATGAGAAATTCAAAGGGTTGAATGGGCAGATGAGGGATGCAGGGTACGTGCCAGATACACGGTATGTTCTTCATGACATTGATGAGGAGGCCAAGGAGCAGGCTCTGATGTATCACAGTGAACGTTTGGCTATTGCATACGGTTTGATTAGTACTCCAGCAAGGACAACTCTTAGGATCATTAAGAATCTCAGGATATGTGGGGATTGTCATAATGCAATAAAGATCATGTCGAAGATTGTTGGCAGAGAGCTGATTGTTAGGGATAATAAGCGGTTTCATCATTTCAGAGATGGTAAATGTTCTTGCGGGGATTATTGGTGA